In one window of bacterium DNA:
- the tpiA gene encoding triose-phosphate isomerase, translated as MQPLLIANWKMQLTDAQSARIADAVRQCRASGVSVVLCPSFTALPEVARVIDGADIALGAQDCAFAEHAALTGEVSPDDLVREGCTYVLIGHSERRHVLGESDEVAGKKLCAAARAGLRPVLCVGETAAEREAGLRNAVLERQCTAALASAALDEVIIAYEPVWAIGTGVHAAPDDASEAADTITALVAKFGIRARILYGGSVDATNVADFLRADGITGVLVGTASQSADDLCALIGVAVAMTEPL; from the coding sequence ATGCAGCCACTCCTCATCGCCAACTGGAAGATGCAGCTGACCGATGCGCAGAGTGCGCGCATTGCGGATGCGGTACGGCAGTGTCGTGCATCTGGGGTCTCCGTGGTGCTCTGTCCATCGTTCACCGCCCTCCCCGAGGTTGCGCGTGTTATTGACGGAGCGGATATCGCGCTGGGGGCACAGGACTGCGCGTTCGCAGAGCACGCCGCGCTCACGGGTGAGGTGAGCCCCGATGACCTCGTGCGGGAGGGCTGCACGTACGTGCTCATCGGTCACTCGGAGCGTCGCCATGTGCTCGGTGAGTCCGACGAGGTGGCGGGGAAGAAGCTTTGTGCTGCCGCCCGTGCCGGACTCCGCCCCGTCCTCTGTGTGGGCGAGACCGCGGCGGAGCGCGAGGCCGGTTTGCGCAATGCGGTACTCGAGCGGCAGTGCACCGCAGCACTTGCGAGCGCTGCGCTCGATGAGGTCATCATCGCGTACGAGCCGGTGTGGGCGATCGGCACCGGCGTACACGCCGCACCGGATGACGCATCGGAGGCCGCCGACACCATCACCGCGCTCGTCGCGAAGTTTGGCATCCGTGCGCGTATCCTCTACGGTGGGAGCGTTGATGCGACGAACGTCGCGGATTTCCTCCGCGCGGACGGGATCACCGGTGTTCTCGTGGGCACGGCGAGTCAGTCCGCCGATGATCTCTGTGCGCTCATCGGCGTTGCGGTAGCAATGACAGAACCCCTATGA
- a CDS encoding HU family DNA-binding protein, whose product MAKLTKSQIFAALAEKAGVSKKDAQSFWEAMYTLAISEVRSNGEFTFPGVGKLVKAHRNARVGRNPATGEQIQIPAKTVVKFRVAKAAKDSIL is encoded by the coding sequence ATGGCAAAGCTGACGAAGTCGCAGATCTTCGCCGCACTCGCGGAAAAGGCGGGTGTGAGCAAGAAGGACGCCCAGTCGTTTTGGGAAGCGATGTACACGCTCGCGATCAGCGAGGTTCGATCGAACGGCGAGTTCACGTTCCCGGGCGTCGGGAAGCTCGTGAAGGCACACCGCAATGCACGCGTGGGTCGCAATCCGGCAACGGGTGAGCAGATCCAGATTCCGGCGAAGACCGTCGTGAAGTTCCGCGTTGCGAAGGCCGCAAAGGACAGCATTCTCTAG
- the rpmG gene encoding 50S ribosomal protein L33: protein MSQDYRAKLECTECHRLNYNTTRNKKRLSKVRLELKKHCKACGTHVLHKETK from the coding sequence ATGTCACAAGATTACCGCGCCAAGCTGGAGTGCACCGAGTGTCACCGGCTGAACTACAACACGACGCGCAACAAGAAGCGCCTCTCGAAGGTTCGGCTGGAACTCAAGAAGCACTGCAAGGCCTGCGGCACACATGTGCTGCACAAGGAGACGAAGTGA